From a region of the Arachis ipaensis cultivar K30076 chromosome B09, Araip1.1, whole genome shotgun sequence genome:
- the LOC107615932 gene encoding uncharacterized protein LOC107615932: MAFQNSRASRFRSAAKELLCGHGERPILRTSPTKDNPGRRFWGCVYYEVQDGCDFFRWADLEPGGVQEEVEIARNRRKITKLKTRLKEVETKLWLLLLYFMSKAQKH; the protein is encoded by the exons ATGGCTTTCCAGAACTCAAGAGCCTCACGTTTTCGTTCAGCTGCAAAGGAGTTGCTCTGTGGCCATGGTGAGAGGCCGATTTTGCGAACTTCACCGACGAAGGATAACCCGGGACGAAGATTTTGGGGTTGCGTATACTATGAG GTTCAGGATGGCTGTGATTTCTTCAGATGGGCAGATCTGGAACCTGGAGGTGTtcaggaagaggttgaaattgcaagaaataggAGGAAGATAACGAAATTAAAGACAAGATTGAAGGAGGTGGAGACGAAGCTTTGGTTGTTGCTGCTCTAT TTCATGAGTAAAGCACAAAAGCATTGA